A DNA window from Streptomyces canus contains the following coding sequences:
- a CDS encoding (2Fe-2S)-binding protein, with product MSTELPEPAAPPPTGADESSPAPTRRTFIATSTAVGGAVVAGGVIGGTFLADPEEATAAERPPSSRVSLTVNGTRHTVTVDNRTSLLDLLREHLGLTGSKKGCNAGACGACTVLVDGQRHNACLTLAVRLEGADVTTIEGLAEGDRLHPLQQAFIDQDAFQCGYCTPGQIVSGVGCIQEGHTDSPEEIREWMSGNICRCGCYVKIVRAVEQTAGRK from the coding sequence ATGTCAACCGAACTCCCCGAACCTGCCGCTCCACCCCCCACCGGAGCCGACGAGTCCTCCCCGGCGCCCACCCGGCGCACGTTCATCGCCACCAGCACCGCGGTCGGTGGTGCCGTCGTCGCGGGCGGCGTGATCGGAGGCACCTTCCTCGCCGACCCGGAGGAAGCGACGGCCGCCGAGAGGCCGCCGTCCAGTCGTGTCTCCCTGACGGTCAACGGCACCCGCCATACCGTGACGGTCGACAACCGCACCTCACTGCTGGACCTGCTCCGCGAGCACCTCGGCCTCACGGGCTCCAAGAAGGGCTGCAACGCCGGGGCCTGCGGGGCGTGCACGGTCCTGGTCGACGGGCAGCGGCACAACGCCTGCCTGACGCTCGCGGTGCGTCTGGAGGGGGCCGACGTCACCACGATCGAGGGCCTGGCCGAGGGCGATCGACTTCACCCGCTGCAACAGGCGTTCATCGATCAGGACGCCTTCCAGTGCGGCTACTGCACCCCCGGACAGATCGTCTCCGGTGTCGGCTGCATCCAGGAGGGCCACACCGACTCGCCGGAGGAGATCCGGGAGTGGATGAGCGGCAACATCTGCCGCTGCGGCTGCTACGTCAAGATCGTGCGCGCGGTGGAGCAGACCGCGGGCCGGAAGTGA